From one Flavobacterium sp. N502536 genomic stretch:
- the fahA gene encoding fumarylacetoacetase, with the protein MPITANDTKRKSWLEVPQNSDFPIQNIPFGVFLTKENVVTVGTRIGDYAIDLGALQQLNYFAGIDLTDDMFMQDTLNDFISDGKKTWRLVRNRIADIFDETNPQLRDSAKDRDIVIFKIDDVEMQLPVLIGDYTDFYSSKEHATNVGKMFRDPENALLPNWLHIPVGYHGRSSTIVPSGIPVHRPMGQTLPAGHDTPVFGASRLVDFELETAFITTDVNVMGENISTFEAEDYIFGMVLLNDWSARDIQKWEYVPLGPFLAKNFASSISPWIITMDALEPFRTKGPKQDPTPLPYLQTKGKKAFDIHLEVSLKPENQEETVISKSNFKYMYWSMAQQLTHHTSNGCRVNSGDMMGSGTISGPTPDSFGSMLELTWGGKNPITLKDGSERKFIEDGDTVIIKGFCESNEVRIGFGEVSSQLLPPFVRQ; encoded by the coding sequence ATGCCGATAACCGCCAACGATACTAAAAGAAAATCATGGTTAGAAGTACCACAAAATAGTGACTTCCCCATTCAAAACATCCCTTTCGGTGTATTTCTTACCAAAGAAAATGTCGTTACTGTAGGAACAAGAATTGGCGATTACGCTATAGACTTAGGGGCTTTACAACAATTAAATTATTTTGCAGGAATAGATCTTACAGATGATATGTTCATGCAGGACACGCTAAATGATTTTATTTCTGATGGAAAAAAAACATGGCGACTTGTTCGAAATCGTATCGCTGATATTTTCGACGAAACCAATCCACAACTTAGAGATTCAGCAAAAGACCGCGATATCGTTATTTTCAAAATCGATGATGTCGAAATGCAATTGCCTGTACTAATTGGTGATTATACCGACTTTTATTCGAGTAAAGAGCACGCCACGAACGTTGGAAAAATGTTCCGTGATCCTGAAAACGCTTTATTACCAAACTGGTTACACATTCCGGTAGGATACCACGGAAGAAGTTCTACCATTGTTCCGTCAGGAATTCCGGTACACCGTCCAATGGGACAAACTTTGCCTGCAGGACATGATACCCCGGTATTTGGTGCTTCGCGTTTAGTAGACTTTGAATTAGAAACCGCTTTCATCACTACAGATGTAAATGTAATGGGCGAAAACATTTCTACTTTTGAAGCCGAGGACTATATTTTCGGAATGGTTTTATTAAACGACTGGAGTGCACGTGATATTCAAAAATGGGAGTATGTGCCACTAGGGCCATTTTTAGCTAAAAACTTTGCTTCTTCAATCTCTCCATGGATTATTACTATGGATGCTTTAGAGCCTTTTAGAACTAAAGGACCTAAACAAGATCCTACCCCGCTTCCTTATTTACAAACTAAAGGAAAAAAAGCTTTTGACATTCACTTAGAAGTTTCTTTAAAGCCTGAAAACCAGGAAGAAACTGTAATTTCAAAATCTAACTTCAAATATATGTATTGGTCTATGGCCCAGCAGCTAACACATCATACTTCAAACGGATGTCGTGTAAATTCTGGTGACATGATGGGTTCCGGAACTATTTCTGGTCCAACTCCGGACAGTTTTGGTTCGATGTTAGAACTAACCTGGGGAGGTAAAAACCCAATAACATTAAAGGACGGAAGCGAACGTAAATTTATTGAAGACGGAGATACGGTAATCATCAAAGGTTTCTGCGAAAGCAACGAAGTACGTATTGGTTTTGGAGAAGTTTCAAGCCAATTGTTACCTCCTTTTGTGAGACAATGA
- a CDS encoding carbon-nitrogen hydrolase produces MPKRKYKIAVIQLNLNDVAENNLKKCISWVKDAANKGAEVILLPELYSSHYFCQSEDVDNFALAEPLYSTSFIAFSALAKELGVVIIVPFFEKRMAGIYHNSAYIIDTDGTEAGLYRKMHIPDDPHFYEKFYFTPGDLGFQAIETKKGKVGTLICWDQWYPEAARITALKGAEVLFYPTAIGWHPKEKEEYGDNQYGAWMNVMKGHAVANGVFVAAANRIGLEKYIEGTEGIQFWGASFIAGPQGEILAQASHDQEEILIAEVDLDLQENVRQNWPFFRDRRIDAFGDINKRAID; encoded by the coding sequence ATGCCGAAAAGAAAGTATAAAATCGCCGTAATTCAGTTAAATCTGAATGATGTTGCCGAGAATAATCTTAAAAAATGTATCAGCTGGGTAAAAGATGCTGCCAATAAGGGAGCTGAAGTAATCCTGCTGCCTGAATTGTATAGCAGTCATTATTTTTGCCAAAGCGAAGATGTAGATAATTTTGCTTTAGCCGAACCACTTTACAGTACTTCGTTTATTGCTTTTAGTGCTCTGGCAAAAGAATTAGGAGTGGTAATTATTGTTCCTTTCTTCGAAAAAAGAATGGCAGGAATTTACCATAACAGTGCTTATATCATTGATACTGATGGAACAGAAGCTGGTTTATACCGTAAAATGCACATTCCGGACGATCCGCATTTCTATGAAAAATTCTATTTCACTCCGGGTGATTTAGGTTTTCAGGCGATCGAAACTAAAAAAGGAAAAGTTGGTACTTTAATCTGCTGGGATCAATGGTATCCGGAAGCAGCACGTATTACTGCCTTAAAAGGAGCTGAGGTTTTATTTTACCCAACAGCAATTGGATGGCATCCAAAAGAAAAAGAAGAATACGGAGACAATCAATATGGAGCATGGATGAACGTAATGAAAGGTCATGCCGTTGCTAACGGAGTTTTTGTTGCCGCTGCCAACCGTATCGGATTAGAAAAATATATTGAAGGAACTGAAGGAATTCAGTTTTGGGGAGCCTCGTTTATTGCAGGACCTCAGGGTGAGATTTTAGCTCAGGCTTCTCACGATCAGGAAGAAATTTTAATTGCAGAAGTTGATTTGGATCTACAGGAAAATGTACGTCAGAACTGGCCATTTTTCAGAGACAGAAGAATTGATGCTTTTGGAGATATTAACAAAAGAGCGATTGATTAA
- a CDS encoding choice-of-anchor I family protein: MKNLSLSLLAALFIMASCNNDETSNNQEPEVVVNENPGSFKEIGSITIGGEAAAEISAYDEKTKRLFTVNNSGTNQIDVIDISDPTKPTKIGKIDLTPYEGASNSVAVYDGKLAVALESTVNKQGNGKVVVFNTSDYSLIKQVTVGALPDMITFSPDGKYIMTANEGEPNTDYSQDPNGTISIIETATYAVTTLDFSSFSGQAETLKKDGFRISKFAKSFAQDIEPEYITISDDSKTAWVTLQENNGVAKVDITSKTITAIYPLGFKNFNTAENAIDVSDKDDKIAFNPWKVKGMFMPDAISHFSANNVPYFVTANEGDAREYTAYTDIKRMKDMKLDATAFPDAAALKLETNLGRLNLIADMGDADGDGDLDEMVAFGARSFSIWNGNTGKIVYDSKNDVDKKTNELGTYDDKRSDDKGSEPEAVVVAKMGSQNILFVGLERSDAFMTYDVTNPTSPQYLQTVKTGDAPEGVLFIPASKSPTKRSLLVVSSEGDGTVKIYQPDLK, from the coding sequence ATGAAAAATTTAAGCCTTTCATTATTAGCTGCTTTATTTATAATGGCGAGCTGTAATAATGATGAAACTTCAAACAATCAGGAACCTGAAGTCGTAGTAAATGAAAATCCGGGATCATTCAAAGAAATTGGTTCTATAACCATTGGCGGGGAAGCTGCTGCAGAAATTTCGGCCTACGACGAAAAAACAAAAAGACTTTTTACAGTAAACAATAGTGGAACCAATCAAATTGACGTAATTGATATTTCCGATCCTACAAAACCAACCAAAATTGGTAAAATTGATTTAACACCATACGAAGGCGCTTCTAATAGTGTTGCGGTTTATGATGGTAAACTGGCCGTTGCTTTAGAATCGACAGTAAACAAGCAAGGAAATGGAAAGGTTGTGGTTTTTAATACCAGCGATTACAGCCTTATCAAACAAGTTACTGTTGGTGCATTACCGGATATGATTACTTTCTCGCCAGACGGAAAATACATTATGACAGCCAATGAAGGAGAACCTAATACCGATTATTCGCAGGATCCAAACGGAACAATTTCTATTATTGAAACCGCTACTTATGCTGTTACGACTTTAGATTTCAGTTCTTTTAGCGGTCAGGCTGAAACTTTAAAAAAGGATGGCTTTAGAATTTCAAAATTTGCGAAGAGTTTTGCTCAAGATATTGAACCTGAATACATCACGATATCCGATGATTCTAAAACGGCCTGGGTTACTTTGCAGGAAAATAATGGTGTTGCCAAAGTAGATATAACTTCAAAAACCATCACAGCGATCTATCCTTTAGGTTTTAAAAACTTCAATACCGCTGAGAATGCTATCGATGTAAGTGATAAAGACGATAAAATTGCTTTTAATCCATGGAAGGTAAAAGGAATGTTTATGCCAGATGCGATTAGTCACTTTTCAGCCAATAATGTCCCTTATTTTGTGACTGCCAACGAAGGTGATGCCCGTGAATATACTGCTTACACCGATATAAAAAGAATGAAAGACATGAAGCTGGACGCAACTGCCTTTCCCGATGCTGCTGCCTTAAAACTGGAAACTAATTTAGGAAGACTAAACCTTATCGCAGATATGGGCGATGCAGATGGTGACGGTGACCTTGACGAAATGGTAGCATTTGGAGCCCGTTCTTTCTCGATCTGGAACGGAAACACAGGAAAAATTGTTTATGACAGTAAAAATGATGTAGATAAAAAAACAAACGAACTTGGAACTTACGATGACAAACGCAGTGACGACAAGGGTTCTGAGCCAGAAGCTGTGGTGGTTGCCAAAATGGGTTCTCAAAATATTCTGTTTGTAGGTTTAGAAAGATCAGATGCTTTTATGACTTATGATGTAACAAACCCAACTTCTCCGCAATATTTGCAAACCGTAAAAACGGGCGATGCTCCTGAGGGGGTACTTTTTATTCCGGCTTCTAAAAGTCCGACAAAAAGAAGTTTGTTAGTCGTTAGTAGTGAGGGAGATGGAACGGTAAAAATATACCAGCCAGATTTAAAATAA
- a CDS encoding DUF808 domain-containing protein, translated as MASGFFVLLDDIAAIMDDVAVMSKVAAKKTAGILGDDLAVNAEKASGFASSRELPVLWAISKGSLLNKVIILPIAFLLSAFLPVAIIVILVLGGLFLAYEGAEKIYEFIFPHQHEESAGITEETFTEEEILEAEKGKIKSAIVTDFILSVEIVIIALGTVIGQPLGQQIIVTSIIALIATVGVYGIVALIVRMDEAGYKLIKFSKKEKSISKFIGNILVKALPMVIKSLTVIGTIALILVAGGIFVHYIPFFHHLTPKINLPSIVKEFVIGLALGFVVLAIVNLIKKILPKKSAQA; from the coding sequence ATGGCATCAGGTTTTTTCGTACTATTAGATGATATCGCAGCAATTATGGATGATGTTGCAGTAATGAGTAAAGTTGCAGCAAAAAAAACAGCAGGTATTTTAGGTGATGATTTGGCTGTAAATGCTGAGAAAGCTTCGGGATTTGCATCCTCAAGAGAGCTTCCGGTATTATGGGCAATCAGCAAAGGTTCTTTATTGAATAAAGTAATTATTTTACCCATTGCTTTTTTATTGAGTGCTTTTCTTCCAGTCGCGATCATTGTAATTCTGGTACTTGGAGGACTCTTTTTAGCTTATGAAGGAGCAGAGAAAATCTACGAATTTATATTCCCGCATCAACACGAAGAATCGGCAGGAATTACGGAAGAAACGTTTACAGAAGAAGAAATTTTAGAAGCTGAAAAAGGAAAAATAAAATCGGCGATTGTTACTGATTTTATTTTATCTGTAGAAATTGTGATTATTGCTTTGGGTACTGTAATCGGTCAGCCGCTTGGTCAGCAAATCATTGTAACTTCAATAATTGCTTTGATTGCAACCGTTGGTGTTTATGGTATTGTTGCGCTGATTGTCAGAATGGATGAAGCGGGTTACAAGCTAATTAAATTTAGTAAAAAAGAAAAAAGTATATCAAAATTTATTGGAAACATATTGGTGAAAGCATTACCTATGGTCATCAAAAGTCTGACGGTAATAGGTACAATCGCTTTAATTTTAGTAGCGGGTGGTATCTTTGTACATTATATTCCGTTTTTTCACCATTTAACGCCTAAGATTAATTTACCTTCAATCGTAAAGGAATTTGTTATTGGTCTTGCTTTAGGATTTGTGGTTTTAGCAATTGTAAATCTGATCAAAAAGATACTTCCGAAAAAGTCTGCTCAAGCATAA
- a CDS encoding OmpA family protein → MKKKLASVSLLLLSIAASAQNAATTSTQSSIDKPAYNKWSIELNGGLNKPMRAMTPGYSTESVSPFHADLGVRYMFNPKFGLKLDVGYDQFKERKDTPEFDSKYYRASLQGVINLGRALNFETWTNTFGLLAHGGFGVSQLSSDKGFDGKDYMAHGIMGLTGQVKLSNRIALTGDLTGIVNGRQNHNFDGKGVPATGSLDGVMLNASVGLTFYLGKNQKHADWYSEDNERLNKLEDRVTTIETNLIDTDKDGVADLYDLEPNTISGVAVNTKGQSIDTNQNGVPDELESYLDKTYAKKGSEAAAPTNKTVEELINGGYVNVYFDFNSSKPTNTSLSGVDFLVKYLKNNPGKSADIIGYADEIGNSSYNTELSRKRAEAVKKIATNAGIDASRLNVVANGEDTSVNKKSKEARQIVRRVTFQVK, encoded by the coding sequence ATGAAAAAGAAATTAGCTTCAGTATCACTTTTACTACTATCAATCGCTGCCAGCGCACAAAACGCAGCAACGACATCGACACAGTCTTCAATTGACAAACCTGCTTACAATAAATGGTCTATAGAATTGAATGGTGGTTTAAATAAGCCTATGAGAGCAATGACACCGGGTTATTCAACAGAATCAGTTAGTCCGTTTCACGCAGATTTAGGGGTAAGATACATGTTTAATCCTAAGTTTGGTTTGAAACTGGATGTTGGATACGATCAATTTAAGGAACGCAAAGACACCCCAGAATTTGACAGCAAATATTACAGAGCAAGTTTACAAGGGGTTATTAACCTTGGAAGAGCTTTAAACTTTGAAACCTGGACTAACACTTTCGGCTTATTGGCACATGGAGGTTTTGGTGTTTCGCAATTAAGCAGCGATAAAGGTTTTGACGGTAAAGATTACATGGCTCATGGAATTATGGGTTTAACAGGTCAAGTTAAATTAAGCAACAGAATTGCTTTAACGGGAGACCTTACAGGTATTGTTAACGGAAGACAAAATCACAATTTTGATGGAAAAGGAGTCCCAGCTACCGGTTCATTAGATGGTGTAATGTTAAACGCTTCTGTTGGTTTGACTTTTTACTTAGGTAAAAACCAAAAACATGCTGACTGGTATTCTGAAGACAATGAAAGATTAAACAAGTTAGAAGACCGAGTTACTACTATTGAGACTAATCTTATTGATACTGATAAAGATGGTGTTGCCGATTTGTATGATTTAGAACCTAATACAATCTCTGGAGTTGCCGTAAATACAAAAGGTCAATCTATAGATACCAATCAAAATGGTGTTCCGGATGAATTAGAAAGCTATTTAGACAAAACGTATGCTAAAAAAGGTAGCGAGGCAGCAGCTCCAACAAACAAAACGGTTGAAGAATTAATTAACGGAGGATATGTAAACGTATACTTTGATTTCAACTCTTCAAAACCAACCAATACTTCTCTATCTGGTGTTGATTTCTTAGTGAAATACCTGAAAAACAATCCTGGTAAATCAGCAGATATTATTGGATATGCAGATGAAATTGGAAACTCTAGTTACAATACTGAATTATCAAGAAAAAGAGCTGAAGCTGTGAAAAAAATCGCAACTAATGCAGGAATTGATGCTTCAAGATTAAATGTAGTTGCTAACGGTGAAGATACTTCTGTGAACAAAAAATCTAAAGAAGCACGTCAAATCGTAAGAAGAGTTACTTTCCAGGTGAAATAA
- the glyA gene encoding serine hydroxymethyltransferase yields the protein MQRDEQIFDLILEEQDRQIHGLELIASENFVSDEVMEAAGSVLTNKYAEGYPGKRYYGGCEVVDVIEQIAIDRAKELFGAEYANVQPHSGSQANTSVYHACLNPGDTILGFDLSHGGHLTHGSPVNFSGRLYRPVFYGVDAETGRLNYDKIQEIATKEQPKLIIAGASAYSRDMDFARFREIADSVGAILFADISHPAGLIAKGLMNDPIPHCHIVSTTTHKTLRGPRGGLILMGKDFENPQGLKTPKGEIRMMSSLLDLAVFPGNQGGPLMHIIAAKAVAFGEALKDEFFTYAMQLQKNANAMADAFVKRGYNIISGGTDNHMMLIDLRNKGISGKEAENALVKAEITVNKNMVPFDDKSPFVTSGIRVGTAAITTRGLVEEDMETIVALIDRVLADHTNEAVIEEVANEVNEMMSERPIFSY from the coding sequence ATGCAACGCGACGAACAAATTTTTGACCTTATACTAGAGGAACAAGACAGACAAATTCACGGATTAGAACTTATCGCTTCAGAGAATTTTGTAAGTGATGAGGTAATGGAAGCAGCTGGTTCTGTTTTAACTAACAAATATGCTGAGGGATATCCTGGCAAAAGATACTACGGAGGATGCGAAGTAGTAGACGTAATTGAGCAAATCGCAATTGACAGAGCCAAAGAATTATTTGGAGCTGAATATGCAAACGTTCAGCCACACTCAGGATCTCAGGCTAATACATCAGTTTACCATGCATGTTTAAATCCTGGAGATACTATTTTAGGTTTCGACTTATCACACGGAGGTCACTTAACTCACGGTTCGCCGGTAAACTTCTCAGGTCGTTTGTACCGTCCTGTTTTTTATGGTGTAGATGCTGAAACAGGTCGTTTAAACTATGACAAAATTCAGGAAATCGCAACTAAAGAACAACCAAAATTAATCATCGCTGGAGCTTCGGCTTATTCACGTGATATGGACTTTGCACGTTTCAGAGAAATCGCTGACAGCGTAGGAGCTATCTTGTTTGCTGATATTTCTCACCCTGCAGGTCTTATTGCTAAAGGATTAATGAATGACCCGATTCCACATTGTCATATTGTTTCGACAACTACTCATAAAACATTACGCGGACCACGTGGAGGTTTGATCTTAATGGGGAAAGATTTCGAAAACCCACAAGGATTAAAAACTCCAAAAGGAGAAATCAGAATGATGTCTTCTTTATTAGATCTTGCTGTTTTCCCTGGAAACCAAGGTGGACCTTTAATGCACATCATTGCAGCTAAAGCAGTAGCTTTTGGTGAAGCATTAAAAGATGAATTCTTTACTTACGCTATGCAATTGCAGAAAAATGCAAATGCTATGGCTGATGCTTTCGTAAAAAGAGGATACAACATTATTTCAGGAGGAACAGATAACCACATGATGCTTATTGACTTAAGAAATAAAGGAATCTCTGGTAAAGAAGCTGAAAACGCATTAGTAAAAGCTGAAATTACAGTAAATAAAAATATGGTTCCATTTGATGATAAATCACCATTTGTAACCTCAGGTATCCGTGTTGGAACAGCTGCAATCACTACTCGTGGTTTAGTTGAAGAAGATATGGAAACGATTGTTGCTTTAATCGACAGAGTACTTGCAGATCATACCAATGAAGCTGTTATTGAAGAAGTAGCAAACGAAGTAAACGAAATGATGAGCGAAAGACCGATTTTCTCATACTAA
- a CDS encoding T9SS type A sorting domain-containing protein, whose amino-acid sequence MKENLRTFLILFITGISFVTNGYSQQSVVVSGGNATGSGGSSSYSVGQIAYTSLPGGANGFVLQGVQQAYEIISLGNDEFKDITLAMTAYPNPTVDVLSLAVATNEWNDLSCQLFDSTGKMVSKNLEVTNPETSVSLQGLNSGIYFLTVSNSGKTIKTFKIIKK is encoded by the coding sequence ATGAAAGAAAATCTACGCACTTTTTTAATTTTATTTATTACAGGCATTTCATTTGTAACCAATGGCTATTCGCAACAGAGTGTAGTCGTTTCGGGTGGAAATGCGACCGGGAGCGGAGGCAGCTCGAGTTACTCCGTAGGACAGATCGCCTACACAAGTTTACCCGGAGGAGCTAACGGCTTTGTTTTGCAAGGTGTTCAGCAGGCTTATGAAATAATCAGCCTGGGGAATGACGAATTTAAAGATATTACTCTTGCAATGACCGCTTATCCCAACCCAACTGTTGATGTACTTAGTTTGGCTGTTGCTACAAACGAATGGAATGATTTATCGTGCCAATTGTTTGACAGCACCGGAAAAATGGTATCCAAGAACTTAGAAGTTACCAACCCTGAGACGAGCGTATCCTTGCAAGGGTTAAATAGCGGCATTTATTTTCTGACTGTAAGCAATAGCGGTAAAACGATAAAAACGTTTAAAATCATAAAAAAATAA
- a CDS encoding Ig-like domain-containing protein, whose translation MHAQCVPTFTDPNLYNPVCSFQWLTYPSGGQVRINLSPLTFNNTYTFTTVGESSEDTFLALYDSSGALLASNDDASDCINCKQSTIQFNSQSFYSGTYIILSKSGCRDLNNPNIRFNVINNYDPPPRIIEPVVPFYPCIGQSVQLKASAIVLPPKPWSSSDPDIATVDPETGEVKFLKEGIVKIKLLGNLTCETIRTYNIINTQTSAITHD comes from the coding sequence ATGCATGCACAATGTGTGCCTACATTTACAGATCCCAATTTGTACAATCCGGTTTGTTCTTTTCAATGGCTTACCTACCCATCAGGAGGACAGGTTAGAATTAATTTATCTCCTTTAACTTTCAATAATACCTATACATTTACAACTGTTGGGGAATCGTCAGAAGATACTTTTCTGGCTTTGTATGATAGTTCCGGTGCATTGTTAGCCTCTAATGATGATGCATCTGATTGCATAAATTGTAAGCAATCAACAATTCAGTTTAATTCACAGTCTTTTTATTCAGGAACTTATATAATCTTATCAAAAAGTGGATGTCGCGATTTAAATAATCCAAATATCAGATTTAATGTAATAAACAATTATGATCCTCCACCTAGAATAATAGAGCCTGTAGTTCCATTCTATCCCTGTATAGGTCAAAGCGTTCAGCTAAAAGCATCTGCTATTGTTTTACCACCAAAACCCTGGTCCAGCTCTGATCCGGATATTGCAACAGTTGATCCCGAAACCGGAGAGGTGAAATTTTTAAAAGAAGGTATAGTGAAGATTAAATTGCTGGGAAATTTAACCTGTGAAACCATAAGAACTTATAACATAATAAATACGCAGACTTCTGCAATTACTCATGATTAA
- a CDS encoding T9SS type B sorting domain-containing protein: MMRRVFKSRPNDSFCPKIVFVLFLVFVSFSSWGQQIICFGSVNHYGVDRSENLGLGTVGSVYNWIVKDSRFVGKILKPYKDRTNEITIEWGDTPPGDYLLEVSEENNYCTSLSQILLIKVLPLPFTNLGDQYLCVDPITNQVLKPTLIDTKLSKALYQFKWKCDGVTLPDIGSRIMAGKTGTYTVEVTDQLTGCVANDKSVVGKSSSAIASVKVKNIFFDIQEIIISVTNGIGNYEFSIDGTTFQDNPSFSVSKSGVYQVTIRDKNGCNQVYLTAHVIKYPKFFTPNNDGFNDVWMIEDLLPSMKPKISIFDRYGKLLRSIDTIGEGWDGEYNGIAVPADDYWFLIEYTNSDGNSDLFRAHFALKR, from the coding sequence ATGATGCGAAGAGTATTCAAATCGAGACCAAACGATTCCTTTTGTCCTAAGATCGTATTTGTCTTGTTCCTGGTTTTTGTTTCTTTTTCTTCTTGGGGGCAACAGATAATTTGTTTTGGCAGTGTTAACCATTATGGAGTCGACAGATCTGAGAATTTAGGTTTAGGAACGGTAGGTTCTGTGTATAATTGGATCGTTAAGGATTCACGTTTTGTTGGAAAAATACTAAAGCCTTATAAGGACAGAACGAATGAGATTACGATAGAATGGGGAGATACCCCACCCGGAGATTACCTTTTAGAGGTAAGTGAGGAGAATAATTATTGTACGAGTTTGAGCCAGATACTTTTAATCAAAGTTCTTCCTTTGCCATTTACCAATTTGGGAGATCAATATCTTTGCGTTGATCCTATTACAAATCAGGTACTGAAGCCGACTTTGATTGATACAAAATTATCAAAGGCATTGTATCAATTTAAATGGAAATGTGATGGAGTAACATTACCGGATATTGGTTCCAGAATTATGGCTGGTAAAACCGGAACGTATACGGTTGAAGTAACAGATCAGTTAACCGGTTGTGTGGCCAATGATAAGTCAGTTGTTGGTAAATCTTCCTCAGCTATTGCATCGGTAAAAGTGAAGAATATTTTTTTTGACATTCAGGAGATTATTATTTCAGTTACAAATGGTATCGGAAATTATGAATTTTCTATAGATGGAACTACTTTTCAGGATAACCCTTCTTTTTCGGTGTCTAAATCCGGGGTTTATCAGGTTACTATTCGCGATAAAAATGGTTGCAATCAGGTCTATTTAACGGCGCATGTCATTAAATATCCTAAATTTTTTACGCCTAACAATGATGGTTTTAATGATGTATGGATGATAGAAGATCTATTACCTTCAATGAAACCTAAAATTAGTATTTTCGATCGATATGGAAAATTATTAAGAAGTATAGATACCATTGGAGAAGGTTGGGATGGAGAATATAATGGCATTGCAGTACCAGCTGATGATTACTGGTTTTTGATAGAGTATACCAATAGCGATGGAAATTCAGATTTATTTCGAGCACATTTTGCTTTAAAAAGATAA
- a CDS encoding agmatine/peptidylarginine deiminase, giving the protein MSTNNRRFPAEWEKQQGIVLCFPHNGNDWPGKYEAVQWAFVEFIKKVATFETVFLVVADEKLKEKVGEMLERARVNVANVSFIIHKTNRSWMRDSGPIIVQNGSKREALNFNFNGWAKYKNYQLDKFVPSKIADFIDVPLTQVMYKGKPVIVEGGAIDVNGKGTLLTSEECLMHPTIQVRNENFTKEDYEAVFKEYLGVTNVIWLGDGIEGDDTHGHIDDLCRFVNEDTIVTIVETDKNDSNYKPLQDNLKRLQNAKLEDGKSPTIVALPMPKRVDFETLRLPASYANFLILNNCVLVPTFNDSNDRVALNILSECFPDREVIGISCIDFIWGFGTLHCLSQQIPA; this is encoded by the coding sequence ATGTCAACAAATAATAGAAGATTTCCAGCGGAATGGGAGAAACAACAAGGAATTGTATTGTGTTTTCCGCATAACGGAAACGACTGGCCGGGAAAATACGAAGCTGTTCAATGGGCTTTTGTAGAATTTATTAAAAAAGTAGCCACTTTTGAAACCGTTTTTTTGGTGGTAGCCGATGAAAAACTAAAAGAAAAAGTAGGCGAAATGCTGGAAAGAGCGCGCGTAAACGTAGCGAATGTTTCTTTCATTATTCATAAAACCAATAGAAGTTGGATGCGCGATTCCGGACCAATCATCGTTCAAAATGGTTCGAAAAGAGAAGCGTTGAATTTTAATTTTAACGGTTGGGCTAAATATAAAAATTACCAACTGGACAAATTTGTTCCTTCTAAAATAGCTGATTTTATTGATGTTCCGCTTACACAGGTAATGTACAAAGGAAAACCTGTAATTGTAGAAGGTGGTGCAATTGATGTAAACGGAAAAGGAACCTTACTGACTTCTGAAGAATGTTTGATGCATCCTACGATTCAGGTTCGAAATGAAAACTTCACCAAAGAAGATTACGAAGCTGTATTTAAGGAGTACCTGGGAGTTACCAATGTAATATGGTTAGGGGATGGAATAGAAGGAGATGATACACACGGACATATTGATGATTTATGCCGATTTGTGAACGAAGATACTATTGTAACCATTGTAGAAACAGATAAAAACGATTCCAATTATAAACCTTTACAGGACAATTTGAAACGTTTGCAAAATGCGAAATTGGAGGATGGGAAATCACCAACGATTGTAGCTTTGCCAATGCCGAAGCGTGTAGACTTCGAAACCTTAAGATTGCCGGCCAGTTATGCTAATTTCTTAATTCTGAATAACTGTGTTTTAGTTCCTACTTTTAACGACAGCAATGACCGTGTGGCTTTAAATATACTTTCAGAATGTTTTCCTGACAGAGAAGTGATCGGAATAAGTTGTATTGATTTTATCTGGGGATTCGGAACATTACACTGTTTGAGCCAGCAGATCCCGGCTTAA